The Snodgrassella alvi wkB2 genome window below encodes:
- a CDS encoding EcsC family protein translates to MDNSIINKDEDLQKKMPEILIWAYNKAVNGVGGIGRAEDLAKEYLQSNNYNKLEAINSLIRWQNAKAATGGFITNLGGITTLPVSIPANLISSIYIQLRMIAAIACISKYNSSVNEHELSEDQVRTLCIACLAGNNTIEVLKQAGVTIAEKCTVAMIQKYVTRDIINNINKAIGFRLITKAGKTGVINLTKAVPFVGGLVGATFDGVTTNLIGNAARDFFLKEVYSESNSNVIEIK, encoded by the coding sequence ATGGATAATTCTATTATTAATAAGGACGAAGATTTACAAAAAAAAATGCCAGAAATACTTATATGGGCATATAATAAGGCAGTTAATGGAGTTGGTGGTATAGGAAGAGCAGAGGATTTAGCTAAAGAATACTTACAATCAAACAACTATAATAAATTAGAAGCTATTAATAGTCTTATAAGATGGCAAAATGCTAAAGCAGCAACAGGAGGATTTATTACAAATTTAGGAGGTATAACAACACTGCCTGTTTCAATACCAGCCAATTTAATTTCAAGTATATATATTCAATTAAGGATGATTGCTGCTATAGCTTGCATAAGTAAATATAATTCTAGCGTAAATGAACATGAATTAAGCGAGGATCAAGTAAGAACATTATGTATTGCTTGTCTTGCAGGAAATAATACTATAGAAGTTCTAAAACAAGCTGGCGTAACAATTGCGGAAAAATGTACTGTTGCAATGATACAAAAATACGTAACTAGAGATATTATTAATAATATTAATAAAGCTATCGGATTTAGACTCATTACTAAAGCTGGAAAGACAGGAGTAATAAATTTGACAAAAGCTGTACCTTTTGTAGGTGGATTAGTAGGTGCAACATTTGATGGCGTTACAACAAATCTTATTGGGAATGCCGCCAGAGATTTTTTTCTAAAAGAAGTATATTCTGAGTCAAATTCCAATGTAATAGAAATTAAATAG